One segment of Bradyrhizobium sp. CB2312 DNA contains the following:
- the lpdA gene encoding dihydrolipoyl dehydrogenase, protein MADTSFDIIIIGSGPGGYVTAIRAAQLGFKTAIVEKSYLGGICLNWGCIPTKALLRSAEIYHYMQHAKDYGLSADNVSFDPKAVVQRSRGVSKRLNDGVGFLMKKNKVSVIWGAASIDAPGKVTVKKSDVEGPKGSLGEGTYQAKHIIVATGARPRVLPGLEPDKKLIWTYFEAMVPEKMPKSLLVVGSGAIGIEFASFFHSMGSDVTVVEVLPQILPVEDAEIAGLARKRLEKQGIKIMSSTKVTKLEKKADSVVATIDDGKGKPVTTEFERVISAVGVVGNIENLGLEKLGVKTDRGCIVIDGYGKTNVPGIYAIGDVAGPPMLAHKAEHEGVICVEAIKGLHPHPMDKNMIPGCTYCQPQVASVGLTEAKAKENGREIRVGRFPFVGNGKAIALGEDQGLVKVIFDKKTGQLLGAHMVGAEVTELIQGYVVAMNLETTEEELMHTVFPHPTLSEMMKEAVLDAYGRVLNI, encoded by the coding sequence ATGGCCGACACGTCTTTCGACATCATCATCATCGGCTCCGGTCCGGGCGGCTATGTCACCGCGATCCGCGCCGCCCAGCTCGGCTTCAAGACCGCGATCGTCGAAAAGTCCTATCTCGGCGGCATCTGCCTGAATTGGGGCTGCATCCCGACCAAGGCGCTTTTGCGCTCGGCCGAGATCTACCACTACATGCAGCATGCCAAGGATTACGGCCTGTCGGCGGACAACGTCTCGTTCGATCCGAAGGCGGTGGTGCAGCGCTCGCGCGGCGTCTCGAAGCGGCTCAACGACGGCGTCGGCTTCCTGATGAAGAAGAACAAGGTCAGCGTGATCTGGGGCGCCGCTTCGATCGATGCGCCCGGCAAGGTCACCGTGAAGAAGTCCGACGTTGAAGGTCCCAAGGGCTCGCTGGGCGAGGGGACTTATCAGGCCAAGCACATCATCGTCGCGACCGGGGCGCGGCCGCGCGTGCTGCCCGGGCTCGAGCCCGACAAGAAGCTGATCTGGACCTATTTTGAAGCGATGGTTCCGGAGAAGATGCCGAAATCGCTGCTGGTGGTCGGCTCCGGCGCGATCGGCATCGAGTTCGCCTCCTTCTTCCACTCCATGGGCTCCGACGTCACCGTCGTCGAGGTGCTGCCGCAGATCCTGCCGGTCGAGGACGCCGAGATCGCTGGCCTTGCCCGCAAGCGGTTGGAGAAGCAGGGCATCAAGATCATGTCCTCGACCAAGGTGACGAAGCTCGAGAAGAAGGCCGACAGCGTCGTCGCCACCATTGATGACGGCAAGGGCAAGCCCGTGACCACCGAGTTCGAGCGCGTGATCTCGGCGGTCGGCGTCGTCGGCAATATCGAGAATCTCGGCCTGGAAAAGCTCGGGGTGAAGACCGATCGCGGCTGCATCGTCATCGACGGCTACGGCAAGACCAACGTGCCCGGCATCTACGCCATCGGCGACGTCGCGGGTCCCCCGATGCTCGCGCACAAGGCCGAGCATGAAGGCGTGATCTGCGTCGAGGCGATCAAGGGCCTGCATCCGCATCCCATGGACAAGAACATGATCCCGGGCTGCACCTACTGCCAACCGCAGGTCGCGTCCGTCGGTCTCACCGAAGCCAAGGCCAAGGAGAACGGCCGCGAGATCCGCGTCGGCCGCTTCCCCTTCGTCGGCAACGGCAAGGCGATTGCGCTCGGCGAGGACCAGGGCCTCGTCAAGGTGATCTTCGACAAGAAGACGGGCCAACTGCTCGGCGCCCACATGGTCGGCGCCGAAGTGACCGAGCTGATCCAGGGCTATGTCGTCGCCATGAACTTGGAGACGACGGAAGAAGAGCTGATGCACACGGTATTCCCGCATCCGACGCTGTCGGAGATGATGAAGGAAGCCGTGCTGGATGCGTATGGGCGCGTCTTGAACATCTGA
- a CDS encoding threonine synthase, protein MHDNDNLTIERPTFVTHLECAMEGDHYAADQVHNLSKAGKPLLVRYDLAGVKKALTKDALSNRPADMWRYRELLPVRKCKDIVSLGEVTTPLIRLPSLGKKLGGGEIIVKDEGRLPTGSFKARGLVMAVSMGKALGIKHMAMPTNGNAGAALAAYATSCGIKTTIFCPADTPEVNVSEIELQGATVYRVNGYIDDCGKIVGEGKAKVGWFDTSTLKEPYRIEGKKTMGLELAEQLGWDVPDVIFYPTGGGTGLIGMWKAFDELEKIGFIGSKRPRMVAVQASGCAPMVRAYEAGTEHATRWEDAHTIASGIRVPQAIGDFLILRAVRESKGFAIAVDDDKISAALNEVAREEGLLLCPEGAATYAAYKESLADGRVSKGDRVMLFNCASGLKYPLPPVTRTLDRHKPIDYSQF, encoded by the coding sequence ATGCACGACAACGACAACCTCACGATCGAACGGCCGACCTTCGTCACCCATCTCGAATGCGCGATGGAAGGCGATCATTACGCCGCCGACCAGGTCCACAACCTCTCCAAGGCCGGCAAGCCGCTCTTGGTGCGCTACGACCTGGCCGGCGTGAAGAAGGCGCTGACCAAGGACGCGCTCAGCAACCGTCCCGCCGACATGTGGCGCTACCGCGAGCTGCTGCCGGTCCGCAAATGCAAGGACATCGTCTCGCTCGGCGAGGTCACGACGCCCTTGATCCGGCTGCCGAGCCTCGGCAAGAAGCTCGGCGGCGGCGAGATCATCGTCAAGGATGAGGGACGCCTGCCGACCGGCTCGTTCAAGGCGCGCGGTCTCGTCATGGCGGTGTCGATGGGCAAGGCGCTCGGCATCAAGCACATGGCGATGCCGACCAACGGCAATGCCGGCGCAGCGCTCGCAGCCTACGCCACCTCCTGCGGCATCAAGACCACGATCTTCTGCCCCGCCGATACGCCCGAGGTGAACGTCAGCGAGATCGAGCTGCAGGGCGCGACCGTCTACCGCGTCAACGGCTATATCGACGATTGCGGCAAGATCGTCGGCGAGGGGAAAGCGAAAGTCGGCTGGTTCGATACCTCGACGCTGAAGGAGCCGTACCGCATCGAAGGCAAGAAGACGATGGGCCTGGAACTTGCCGAGCAGCTCGGCTGGGACGTGCCCGATGTGATCTTCTATCCAACCGGCGGCGGCACCGGCCTGATCGGCATGTGGAAGGCGTTCGACGAGCTCGAGAAGATCGGCTTCATCGGTTCAAAGCGCCCGCGCATGGTCGCGGTGCAGGCCTCCGGCTGCGCGCCCATGGTGCGCGCCTATGAGGCCGGCACCGAGCATGCGACGCGCTGGGAGGACGCCCACACCATCGCCTCGGGTATCCGCGTGCCGCAGGCCATCGGCGATTTTCTGATCTTGCGCGCCGTGCGCGAGAGCAAGGGCTTTGCCATTGCGGTCGACGACGACAAGATCTCGGCGGCGCTCAACGAGGTCGCGCGCGAGGAGGGGCTGTTGCTGTGTCCCGAGGGCGCCGCGACCTACGCCGCCTACAAGGAGAGCCTTGCCGACGGCCGCGTCTC
- a CDS encoding pyruvate dehydrogenase complex dihydrolipoamide acetyltransferase yields the protein MPINILMPALSPTMEKGNLAKWLKKEGDKVKSGDVIAEIETDKATMEVEAIDEGTIAKILVPEGTQDVPVNDVIAVLAGEGEDVKAASAAKPSASAAPPKAAEAAAAPAPAPAAPKAAPPPAAAPAPQAAAPAAQANGHGGRVFSSPLARRLAKEAGIDVSMVTGTGPHGRVVARDVEQAKSGKGLKAPAAAPSGAPSIAPTMSDKQILSLFEPGSYDIVPHDGMRRTIAQRLTASIQNVPHFYLTIDCDIGKLLAAREEINAAAPKDKEKKPLYKISVNDFVIKAMAVALQKIPNCNVSWTESGMVKHHHSDVGVAVAMPGGLITPIIRKAETKTLSTISNEMKDFAARARSRKLKPEEYQGGTTAVSNLGMYGISHFTAVINPPHATILAVGTSEERPVVRGGKIEIAHMMSVTLSCDHRAIDGALGAELIGAFKQLIENPVMMMV from the coding sequence GGCTGAAGAAGGAAGGCGACAAGGTCAAATCCGGCGACGTCATCGCCGAGATCGAGACCGACAAGGCGACCATGGAGGTCGAGGCCATCGACGAGGGCACGATCGCCAAGATCCTGGTGCCCGAGGGCACGCAGGACGTCCCCGTCAATGACGTGATCGCGGTGCTCGCCGGCGAGGGCGAGGACGTGAAGGCGGCCAGCGCCGCCAAGCCGAGCGCTTCGGCCGCGCCGCCGAAAGCCGCTGAGGCTGCTGCGGCTCCCGCGCCAGCGCCCGCCGCGCCCAAGGCTGCACCGCCGCCCGCTGCCGCACCTGCGCCCCAAGCTGCTGCGCCTGCCGCGCAAGCCAACGGCCATGGCGGCCGCGTGTTCTCCTCGCCGCTGGCGCGCCGTCTCGCCAAGGAAGCCGGCATCGACGTGTCGATGGTGACCGGCACCGGCCCGCACGGCCGCGTCGTCGCGCGCGACGTCGAGCAGGCCAAGTCCGGCAAGGGCCTCAAGGCGCCCGCCGCGGCACCGTCAGGCGCGCCCTCGATCGCGCCCACCATGTCGGACAAGCAGATCCTGTCGCTGTTCGAGCCGGGCTCCTACGACATCGTCCCGCACGACGGCATGCGCCGCACCATTGCGCAGCGCCTGACCGCATCGATCCAGAACGTCCCGCACTTCTACCTGACCATCGACTGCGACATCGGCAAGCTGCTCGCCGCACGCGAGGAGATCAATGCCGCTGCGCCGAAGGACAAGGAGAAGAAGCCGCTCTACAAGATCTCGGTCAACGACTTCGTCATCAAGGCGATGGCGGTCGCGCTCCAGAAGATTCCGAACTGCAATGTGAGCTGGACCGAAAGCGGCATGGTCAAGCACCATCATTCCGACGTCGGCGTCGCGGTGGCGATGCCCGGTGGACTGATCACGCCGATCATCCGCAAGGCCGAGACCAAGACGCTCTCCACCATCTCCAACGAGATGAAGGATTTCGCCGCGCGCGCTCGCTCGCGCAAGCTCAAGCCCGAGGAGTACCAGGGCGGCACCACGGCGGTCTCCAACCTCGGCATGTACGGCATCAGCCACTTCACCGCCGTGATCAACCCGCCGCATGCCACGATCCTCGCGGTCGGCACCAGCGAGGAGCGGCCCGTCGTGCGCGGCGGCAAGATCGAGATCGCGCACATGATGAGCGTGACCCTGTCCTGCGATCACCGCGCCATCGACGGCGCTCTCGGCGCCGAGCTGATCGGCGCGTTCAAGCAGCTGATTGAAAATCCCGTCATGATGATGGTCTGA